Within Bacillota bacterium, the genomic segment TCGCGGGCGGCATTCACTTCGTGCCAGCGCTGATAGGTGTGTTCGGCTTATCAGAGGTGCTGCTTCATCTCGAGAAGCGGAGAGTCAAGACTGTTGCCGAGAGGATCGGTGCGGACACCTTCAAACGGTATCTTTCTGCGTTTGCGAAGCACGTTCCGTTGACATTGCGATGTGCCGTGATCGGGACCATCATCGGAGCCATCCCGGGCATAGGTGGCGAGATCGCCTCTCTCGTGGCTTACGATCACGCAAAACGGACGGTCAAGAGACCCACAAGGCAGTTCGGCGAGGGGGCATACGAAGGAGTGCTTGCGCCCGAGACCGCCAACAACGCGGCAATCGGGGGCGCACTCATCCCCCTTCTTACTCTGGGTGTACCCGGGGATGCCGTTACCGCGGTGATCCTCGGCGTGCTGTACATCCATGGCATCAGACCGGGACCGCTCGTATTCAACCAGGATCGGCTCTTCTTTGCCGTTATCGTCTTGGTATGTGCGCTCGCCCACATCGTGATGCTGTGGTTGGGGTTTGCGGGGAACAGGTGGCTGGCACGAGTCGTTACGGTGCCGTTGCCCGTGCTCATGCCCATCGTCGTTTTGCTGTCGGTGGTTGGGTCGTTCGCAGTACAGAACCGCATCTTCGACGTGTACCTGATGGTCGCATTCGGGTTGGCCGGCTACCTGCTGAAGAAGGCCGACTTCCCGGTTGGGCCTGTCATCCTTGGTGTGATCTTAGGTCCTATGGCGGACGGGGAGCTTCGCAGGACACTCGCGCTCTACGAAGGCGACGTGCTACGCGCATTCGTGACCCGCCCCATATCTCTGGTGTTGGCGGTGCTGGTGGGTTTCACAGTTCTCAGCCAGAGTGAGACGGCGAAGGCGATCGTGCTACGGTTCCGTCTAGGATTCTCGGGAAGGCCAGCCAGGCCTGGCTAGCCGTCTGCGTGATGGGACAACTCCCCAGAGAGGCTGCCTTGGAATCGATCTAGCCCTTCGGCGGGCTGCACATACCGACACAGGGGCTACTGAGAGGGTGAACTGAGGGTGCGTGTGGATACCGAGCGAAAGGGACCGGACTGGGAGGCGGCTTTCATGAGTTGTGACATGCACAAGACCGCGCTTGAACTAATATCGATGAGGCGCAGTATCAGAACGTACTATCCTGACGACGTTCCTGATGAGCTCCTTGCGCTCGTACTCGAAGCGGGGCGCCAGGCTCCTTCCGGGGAAAACGCCCAACCCTGGCGGTTCATCGTGGTAAGGGACGAAGCACGGCGCAAGATCCTCGGGGATATCGCCGCGCGGGGCAGCGGTCGCAGGTTTACGGCGGAATTCCTTACCAAGAGGATGCACAAGCGCTTCGAGTCCCTCGAAGACGAGGAAAAGCGCCGACGGGCTTTTGAGAAGCTTACAAGCGGGAACGTGTCTTCGTTTCTCAGCACGGCCCCGGTCGTAATCGTGGTCGTGGGGAAGAAAGACGTCTGGGACCTCCCCTTCGATTGCTCGGCAGCCATCGAGAACATGTTGCTGATGGCCCCGGCCTTGGGGCTGGGGGCGTGCTGGGTCATAGCGCTGTGCATCGACGTGCGCGACGAGGAGAGAGTCCGGGAAGTGCTCAACATTCCTGCGGATTACAAGGTAATAAGCGCGATATCCCTAGGCTACTCGCCTCAGCACCCGAAGCCAAGGCCCAGGCTGCCTTTGACAGAGCTTGTGTTCAAGGAGACGTTCGGCGAGCCTTACTTCGTGGAAGCGCCTGCGGTGAAGACAGAGGGGGAGGAATAGGACATGGCGTTGGAGACCCGTTCCACTGAGGAGCTGAAGGGATATGCGAATCAGGTGATCTTCGACGTAGTCAAGGCGTTTTGGGACGAACGCGGACTTGGCGCCAGATTCCGGTTGTACAACGTTGGCAAGGATTACTTTCTCGACAAGTTCGGGCTGCGTGGGGAGGGCTGCGGAGACTTCGAGACCGTCGTCACCGAGCTCTCCAGAGGACTCAAAGCGGAAGGGATTGCGGAGAAGCTCTCGGTCGAGCGGCGAGAGGAAAACGTCCTTACGGTCAAGGTGAGCGGATGCATTCATCGCCCGGTTGAGGAGAAGTTGGCTGCTGCCGGGGTCGCTCCCTTCTTCTGTCCATGCACGAATCTGGTGATGGCTCTCGCGCAGGAGGCGCTCGGGATGGCGACGGAGCAAGCCTGCATCGAGGTCCGAGGTGACGAGTGCATAGCCACGGTTGTCCTGTTCAAGCGTCCGGAACCGGATGGAGTTGTTGGCTAGAGCTCGAGCCTCAAGCTCCAGCTCCAGCCTCCAACTGGAGCCGGATGAGCTCAGGGCGCGAGGAGTCGTCCGGAAGAGGGGCACTTCAGTTCGGGGGGGCTGCTCATGGACTTTCAGTATACAAGCGAGCAAGAGATGACGCGGAAGATGGTCAGGGAATTCACGGAGAAAGCGATCATCCCAAAGGCCCAGGAGATCGATGAGAAGGACGAGTTTCCATTCGACATCTACCGAGCAATGGCCGACCTGAACCTGTTCGACCTTGAGGTGTCACAGGAGCTTGGTGGGCCGGGGATGGATAGCATCTGTGGGGTCATCAGCATCGAGGAACTGGCCAGAGGGAGCGTGGCTGTTGCCAACATGTGTTCGTCCGCGCGGCAGCACCTCTTCATTCTGGAGAAGTTCGGCTCCCCTGAGCAGC encodes:
- a CDS encoding tripartite tricarboxylate transporter permease encodes the protein MAVGSLLAKAILILVSPRMLFLVVAGVAAGIVVGALPGLSVTMAVALLTSLTFGWDIQSALVLMISIWVGGCYGGSKSAVLLNIPGAPAAVATGFDGYPLARLGEAAFGMGVATVASCLGGLFGTGVLAVAAPAIAEIGLKFGPPEYFLLVMWGLTTVGSLSAKSLSKGLLSACLGLAVSMVGLDTMYGTGRFTFGSIELAGGIHFVPALIGVFGLSEVLLHLEKRRVKTVAERIGADTFKRYLSAFAKHVPLTLRCAVIGTIIGAIPGIGGEIASLVAYDHAKRTVKRPTRQFGEGAYEGVLAPETANNAAIGGALIPLLTLGVPGDAVTAVILGVLYIHGIRPGPLVFNQDRLFFAVIVLVCALAHIVMLWLGFAGNRWLARVVTVPLPVLMPIVVLLSVVGSFAVQNRIFDVYLMVAFGLAGYLLKKADFPVGPVILGVILGPMADGELRRTLALYEGDVLRAFVTRPISLVLAVLVGFTVLSQSETAKAIVLRFRLGFSGRPARPG
- a CDS encoding nitroreductase family protein; this encodes MSCDMHKTALELISMRRSIRTYYPDDVPDELLALVLEAGRQAPSGENAQPWRFIVVRDEARRKILGDIAARGSGRRFTAEFLTKRMHKRFESLEDEEKRRRAFEKLTSGNVSSFLSTAPVVIVVVGKKDVWDLPFDCSAAIENMLLMAPALGLGACWVIALCIDVRDEERVREVLNIPADYKVISAISLGYSPQHPKPRPRLPLTELVFKETFGEPYFVEAPAVKTEGEE